In Helianthus annuus cultivar XRQ/B chromosome 3, HanXRQr2.0-SUNRISE, whole genome shotgun sequence, a single window of DNA contains:
- the LOC110931119 gene encoding cytochrome B5 codes for MGSEAKLLSLHEVSKHDNKNDCWLIISGKVYDITPFLDDHPGGDEVLLLATKKDATEDFEDVGHSQNARNMLADYYVGDIDINSMPQKGKQPPTGASGAASSGGSSILMFVLPLLMLVLAYGLYYYANHASV; via the exons ATGGGTTCAGAGGCCAAACTTCTTTCACTCCACGAGGTTTCAAAGCACGATAACAAGAATGATTGTTGGCTTATTATTTCAGGGAAG GTGTACGATATTACACCATTTCTGGATGATCATCCAGGAGGTGATGAAGTCCTGCTGTTAGCCACTA AGAAAGATGCTACAGAGGATTTTGAAGATGTGGGCCACAGTCAGAATGCAAGAAACATGCTGGCAGATTACTATGTAGGTGACATTGATATCAACTCTATGCCCCAAAAAGGTAAGCAGCCGCCTACAGGTGCTTCTGGAGCAGCTTCTTCTGGGGGGAGCTCAATACTCATGTTTGTTCTACCCTTACTGATGTTGGTGTTGGCGTATGGTCTCTATTATTATGCCAATCATGCTTCAGTTTGA